A single Oceanimonas doudoroffii DNA region contains:
- the urtD gene encoding urea ABC transporter ATP-binding protein UrtD — MNMFKALARRDQVFDFMTPEVSPVDVRHGPILYLEDVSVSFDGFQAINKLNLTIDDGELRCIIGPNGAGKTTMMDTITGKTRPDSGQVWFGSRHNLLRMSEPEIATLGIGRKFQKPTVFEALTVIENLELAMAADKRVLPSLTARLSSEQRDRIHEVVRLIGLKPAAHGLAGILSHGQKQWLEIGMLLMQRPRLLLVDEPVAGMTEQEMELTADLLTRLAGKGRQSVVVVEHDMGFVRSIARQVTVLHQGSVLAEGTMDQVSSDPRVVEVYLGEESGAEVA; from the coding sequence ATGAACATGTTCAAGGCCCTGGCCCGTCGGGATCAGGTGTTTGATTTTATGACGCCCGAGGTCTCGCCGGTGGATGTGCGCCACGGCCCCATCCTCTATCTGGAAGACGTCAGCGTCAGCTTTGATGGCTTTCAGGCCATTAACAAGCTCAATCTCACCATAGATGACGGCGAGTTGCGGTGCATTATTGGCCCCAATGGGGCCGGCAAGACCACCATGATGGACACCATCACCGGCAAGACCCGGCCCGACAGCGGACAGGTGTGGTTTGGCAGCCGCCACAACCTGCTGCGAATGTCGGAGCCGGAGATCGCCACCCTCGGCATTGGCCGCAAGTTTCAGAAGCCCACGGTGTTTGAGGCGCTCACTGTCATTGAAAACCTGGAGCTGGCCATGGCCGCCGACAAGCGAGTGCTGCCCAGCCTGACCGCCCGGCTGAGCTCGGAGCAACGGGATCGCATACACGAAGTGGTGCGGCTGATCGGGCTCAAGCCCGCCGCCCATGGCCTGGCGGGCATTCTCTCTCATGGCCAGAAGCAGTGGCTGGAGATTGGCATGCTGCTGATGCAGCGGCCCCGGTTGTTGCTGGTGGATGAGCCGGTGGCGGGCATGACCGAGCAGGAAATGGAGCTGACCGCCGATCTGCTGACCCGGCTGGCCGGCAAGGGCAGGCAGTCGGTGGTGGTGGTGGAGCACGACATGGGCTTTGTGCGCTCCATTGCGCGCCAGGTGACGGTGCTGCACCAGGGCTCGGTGCTGGCCGAGGGCACCATGGATCAGGTATCCAGCGACCCGCGGGTGGTCGAGGTATATCTGGGGGAAGAAAGCGGCGCCGAGGTGGCCTGA
- a CDS encoding 2Fe-2S iron-sulfur cluster-binding protein translates to MQVRIGEHEFTGNNQHSLLTQAEQQGLTLPHSCRAGLCGRCKQTLSAGDVHQPEAPALSAAERAAGVVLACCCVPLTDVTLS, encoded by the coding sequence GTGCAAGTGCGTATCGGCGAGCATGAATTTACCGGCAATAACCAGCACAGCCTGCTTACTCAGGCCGAGCAACAAGGCCTGACCCTGCCCCATTCCTGCCGCGCCGGCCTGTGTGGCCGCTGCAAGCAGACCCTGAGCGCAGGTGACGTACACCAGCCCGAGGCTCCGGCGCTGTCGGCGGCGGAGCGGGCGGCCGGTGTGGTGCTGGCCTGCTGCTGCGTGCCCCTGACCGATGTAACGTTGTCTTGA
- a CDS encoding LutB/LldF family L-lactate oxidation iron-sulfur protein, translating to MHNRPQHFHAQAETALANAELRANFRGAMDYLRDKRKTAFADADEERTIRDRAEAIRQRCLSKLPELLEQLESNCIANGIRVHWAENADQANAIFTDIIQSHGGTLAVKGKSMVSEEIELNHAMEKEGITCLESDMGEYIVQLGQETPSHIIMPAIHKNKRQVAELFTEHVPGFQHTLDVDTLIQTGRNVLREKYRTADVGVSGVNFAVAETGTLCLVENEGNGRMCTTVPEVHIAITGIEKVVEFLADVPPLFSALTRSATGQLVTTYFNMISGPRKENELDGPKEVHLVLLDNGRSQAFADEEMRKTLQCIRCGACMNHCPVYTRIGGHAYGTVYPGPIGKIISPHLMGLEATQDLPTASSLCGACGEVCPVRIPIPELLQRLRHEAKQDPKPGTAPMRGQKAAASNAEAFVWRSFALITSRPVLYRMLTWCATRFRRLIPNKLGPWTRCRTAPKPAARTLRELMAERNK from the coding sequence ATGCATAACCGGCCCCAACACTTCCACGCCCAGGCCGAAACCGCCCTGGCCAATGCGGAACTGCGTGCCAACTTTCGCGGCGCCATGGACTACCTGCGCGACAAGCGCAAGACCGCCTTTGCCGACGCCGACGAAGAGCGCACCATTCGCGATCGGGCCGAGGCCATTCGCCAGCGTTGCCTGAGCAAGCTGCCCGAACTGCTGGAGCAACTGGAAAGCAACTGCATCGCCAACGGTATTCGCGTGCACTGGGCGGAAAATGCCGACCAGGCCAACGCCATTTTCACCGACATTATTCAGTCCCACGGCGGCACCCTGGCGGTCAAGGGCAAGTCGATGGTGAGCGAAGAGATCGAGCTCAATCACGCCATGGAGAAGGAAGGCATTACCTGTCTGGAAAGCGACATGGGTGAATACATCGTCCAGCTCGGCCAGGAAACGCCGTCCCACATCATCATGCCCGCCATTCACAAGAACAAACGGCAGGTGGCCGAGCTGTTCACCGAGCACGTGCCCGGCTTTCAGCACACCCTGGATGTGGACACCCTGATCCAGACCGGCAGGAACGTGCTGCGGGAAAAATACCGCACCGCCGACGTGGGGGTGTCCGGGGTCAACTTCGCCGTGGCCGAGACCGGCACCCTGTGCCTGGTGGAAAACGAGGGCAACGGCCGCATGTGCACCACTGTGCCCGAGGTGCATATCGCCATTACCGGCATTGAAAAGGTGGTGGAATTCCTCGCCGACGTGCCGCCGCTGTTCAGCGCGCTTACCCGCTCCGCCACCGGCCAACTGGTGACCACCTACTTCAACATGATCAGCGGTCCGCGCAAGGAGAACGAGCTCGACGGTCCGAAAGAGGTGCACCTGGTACTGCTCGACAACGGCCGCAGCCAGGCCTTTGCCGACGAGGAAATGCGCAAGACCCTGCAGTGCATTCGCTGTGGCGCCTGCATGAACCATTGCCCGGTGTACACCCGCATCGGCGGTCACGCCTACGGCACCGTTTATCCGGGCCCCATCGGCAAAATCATCTCGCCGCACCTGATGGGCCTGGAGGCCACTCAGGATCTGCCTACCGCCTCCAGCCTGTGCGGTGCCTGCGGTGAGGTATGCCCGGTACGCATTCCCATTCCTGAGCTGCTGCAGCGCTTGCGCCACGAAGCCAAGCAGGATCCCAAGCCTGGCACCGCACCGATGCGCGGCCAGAAGGCGGCGGCCAGTAACGCCGAGGCCTTTGTATGGCGCAGCTTCGCCCTGATCACCAGCCGGCCGGTGCTGTATCGCATGCTGACCTGGTGCGCCACTCGCTTTCGCCGGCTGATTCCAAATAAACTGGGCCCCTGGACCCGCTGCCGCACCGCCCCCAAACCCGCCGCCAGAACCCTGCGGGAGCTGATGGCCGAGAGGAACAAATAA
- a CDS encoding LutC/YkgG family protein, which yields MSTARTAILDRLRRVNARPLPVKNPDYPIWTSTDREDMLVRLTELLEQNHAEVTRLPRAGLVAALRERVSGAGLKRLATGTGGEFFEEITQALQGTAEQLCFDQPLEQWKDELFNHVDAGITGCHGAIAATGSLVLWPGPAEPRTLSLVPPCHIAILKASTLHANLPAMMTEQGWGRGMPTNLLLVSGPSKTADIQQTLAYGAHGPKELVVLILEDA from the coding sequence ATGTCGACTGCACGTACCGCCATTCTCGACCGGCTGCGTCGAGTCAACGCCCGGCCATTGCCGGTCAAAAACCCGGATTATCCGATCTGGACCAGCACCGACCGTGAAGACATGCTGGTCCGGCTGACCGAACTGCTGGAGCAGAATCACGCCGAGGTGACGCGCCTGCCTCGCGCCGGACTGGTTGCCGCCCTCAGGGAACGGGTGAGCGGCGCCGGCCTCAAACGGCTGGCCACCGGCACCGGTGGCGAGTTTTTTGAAGAGATCACCCAGGCGCTGCAGGGCACTGCCGAACAGCTGTGCTTTGACCAGCCCCTGGAGCAGTGGAAGGACGAACTGTTCAACCATGTCGATGCCGGCATCACCGGCTGCCACGGCGCCATTGCCGCCACCGGCAGCCTGGTGCTGTGGCCAGGGCCGGCGGAGCCACGCACCCTGTCGCTGGTGCCACCTTGCCATATTGCCATTCTGAAGGCCTCCACCCTGCACGCCAACCTGCCGGCCATGATGACGGAACAGGGCTGGGGCCGAGGCATGCCCACCAATTTGTTGCTGGTGTCGGGGCCGTCCAAAACCGCCGACATTCAGCAAACCCTGGCCTATGGTGCCCATGGCCCCAAGGAGTTGGTGGTACTGATCCTGGAGGATGCGTGA
- a CDS encoding RidA family protein: MTIERQQIGQRMSRIVKHNGTIYLCGQVCKDATQDIAEQTATMLEKVDELLQEAGSDREHILSATIYLKTMADFAAMNAVWDAWVPEGHAPARACVEAAMARSELLVEISVVAAER, encoded by the coding sequence ATGACTATTGAACGCCAGCAGATCGGCCAGCGCATGAGCCGCATCGTCAAGCACAACGGCACCATCTACCTGTGCGGTCAGGTATGCAAGGATGCCACTCAGGACATCGCCGAGCAAACGGCCACCATGCTGGAAAAAGTGGACGAGCTGCTGCAGGAAGCCGGCTCCGACCGCGAGCACATTCTGTCCGCCACCATTTACCTGAAGACCATGGCCGATTTCGCCGCCATGAATGCGGTATGGGACGCCTGGGTACCGGAAGGCCATGCCCCGGCCCGGGCCTGCGTGGAAGCGGCCATGGCCCGCTCCGAGCTGTTGGTGGAAATTTCCGTGGTGGCCGCCGAGCGTTAA
- a CDS encoding FAD-binding and (Fe-S)-binding domain-containing protein, which yields MEVRYQRLADELGEFLPAERIITDPSLCLAFGTDASFYRLLPKLVLRLANLDEVVRVLAACRRQRIHCTFRAAGTSLSGQAVSDSVLITLTDDWRHHRIEDDGRRIALQPGVIGADANRYLAPFGRKIGPDPASINSCKIGGIAANNASGMCCGTAQNSYRTLHGLSLVLADGTRVDTRDADSRARLAEQKPELLAGLRQLSDEVRANPELSERIRHKYRLKNTTGYSLNALIDFDDPIDMLAHLMIGSEGTLGFIAEVSYHTVPDHPFKASCLLVYANIETTCRAVTALAGTQVAAVELMDGRALASIADKPGMPGFVRELDAEAAALLVEVHGASEAELLDKCERAMTAVTPYERRNEVAFTQDKAICASLWAMRKGMFPAVGAVRETGTTVIIEDVAFPVEELATAVRKLTALFERFGYHEAIIFGHALAGNLHFVFTQGFDDQAELDRYGGFMDAVAKLVAVDYGGSLKAEHGTGRNMAPYVELEWGREGYALMQRIKALLDPDGLLNPGVILNEDAQAHLKDLKPLPAADEIVDKCIECGFCEAVCPSRDLSLTPRQRIVLFREQQRRQAAGEHNEDRLDAVFRYQGVDTCAATGLCAQRCPVGINTGDLVRQLRTARYKKFEPIARWSAGHFAATTRAVALGLNTAHAGRKLLGESTLSRLNAGLRKASKNRVPLWLPETPAANSHRPEAGGSGPDKVVYFPSCASRVLGQSPGARDARSLTEVTLAVLKKAGFEVILPFDLNNLCCGMPYQSKGMMAQADDKAAELEARLWQASEQGRWPVLMDTSPCAKRSKETQDLPLKVFEPVQFVLEHAMDRLTLEPVDDTVMLHITCSSRRMDLAEPMLTLARRCAREVVVPEHIECCGFAGDKGFTTPELNAAALKPLKAQVPAGCTRGVSNSRTCELGLSHHSGINYESILYLVDEASR from the coding sequence ATGGAGGTTCGCTACCAGCGCCTGGCCGACGAGCTGGGTGAATTCCTGCCGGCCGAGCGCATTATTACCGACCCGTCGCTATGCCTGGCCTTTGGTACCGACGCCAGCTTTTACCGGCTGCTGCCCAAACTGGTGCTGCGCCTGGCCAACCTCGATGAAGTGGTAAGGGTGCTGGCGGCCTGCCGCCGGCAGCGGATTCACTGCACCTTTCGCGCCGCCGGCACCAGTTTGTCGGGGCAGGCGGTATCCGATTCGGTGCTGATCACCCTGACCGATGACTGGCGCCATCACCGCATCGAGGATGATGGCCGCCGCATTGCCTTGCAACCCGGCGTGATCGGCGCCGACGCCAACCGCTATCTGGCGCCCTTTGGCCGCAAGATAGGCCCGGATCCCGCCTCCATCAACAGCTGCAAAATAGGCGGTATCGCCGCCAACAACGCTTCAGGCATGTGCTGCGGCACCGCCCAGAATTCCTACCGCACCCTGCACGGACTCAGTTTGGTGCTGGCCGACGGCACTCGGGTCGACACTCGCGACGCCGACAGCAGAGCCCGCCTTGCCGAGCAAAAACCCGAGCTGCTGGCCGGGCTCAGGCAACTGAGTGACGAGGTCAGGGCCAACCCCGAGCTGAGCGAGCGTATTCGGCACAAGTACCGGCTGAAGAACACCACCGGCTACAGCCTCAACGCCCTGATCGACTTCGACGATCCCATCGACATGCTGGCTCACCTGATGATCGGCTCGGAAGGCACCCTGGGGTTTATCGCCGAAGTCAGTTACCACACCGTGCCCGATCACCCGTTCAAGGCCTCCTGCCTGCTGGTCTATGCGAATATCGAAACCACCTGCCGGGCGGTGACCGCCCTGGCCGGCACACAAGTGGCCGCGGTGGAGCTGATGGACGGCCGGGCGCTGGCTTCTATTGCCGACAAGCCCGGCATGCCCGGCTTTGTGCGAGAACTGGACGCCGAAGCCGCCGCCCTACTGGTGGAAGTGCACGGCGCCAGCGAAGCCGAATTGCTGGACAAGTGCGAGCGGGCCATGACCGCCGTCACCCCCTATGAACGCCGCAACGAGGTGGCTTTTACTCAGGACAAGGCCATCTGCGCGAGCCTCTGGGCCATGCGCAAGGGCATGTTCCCGGCGGTGGGCGCGGTACGTGAAACCGGCACCACCGTCATCATCGAGGATGTGGCCTTTCCGGTGGAAGAGCTGGCAACGGCGGTAAGAAAGCTAACGGCGCTGTTTGAGCGGTTCGGCTATCACGAAGCCATTATTTTTGGCCATGCCCTGGCCGGCAACCTGCACTTCGTGTTTACCCAGGGCTTTGACGACCAGGCCGAACTGGACCGTTATGGTGGCTTTATGGACGCCGTCGCCAAGCTGGTGGCGGTCGACTATGGCGGCTCGCTCAAGGCCGAGCACGGCACCGGTCGCAATATGGCCCCCTATGTAGAGCTGGAATGGGGCCGGGAAGGCTATGCCCTGATGCAACGCATCAAGGCGCTGCTGGATCCGGACGGCCTACTCAACCCCGGAGTGATCCTCAATGAGGATGCCCAGGCCCACCTCAAGGATCTCAAGCCCCTGCCCGCCGCCGACGAGATCGTCGACAAATGCATTGAATGCGGCTTTTGCGAGGCGGTGTGCCCGTCCCGGGATCTGAGCCTGACCCCGCGCCAGCGCATTGTGCTGTTTCGCGAGCAGCAACGCCGCCAGGCTGCGGGTGAACATAATGAAGACCGACTTGACGCCGTATTCCGTTACCAGGGAGTGGACACCTGCGCCGCTACCGGCCTGTGCGCCCAGCGCTGCCCGGTAGGCATTAACACCGGCGATCTGGTGCGTCAGCTTCGCACCGCCCGCTATAAAAAGTTCGAGCCCATCGCCCGCTGGAGTGCCGGCCATTTCGCCGCCACCACCAGGGCCGTGGCGCTGGGGCTGAACACCGCCCACGCAGGGCGCAAGCTGCTGGGCGAAAGCACCCTGTCCCGACTAAATGCCGGATTGCGCAAGGCGAGCAAGAACCGGGTGCCGCTGTGGCTGCCGGAAACCCCGGCGGCCAACTCGCACCGTCCCGAAGCCGGCGGGAGCGGGCCCGACAAGGTGGTGTATTTTCCTTCATGCGCCAGCCGAGTGCTGGGTCAGTCGCCGGGGGCCCGGGATGCGCGCTCCCTCACCGAGGTCACCCTGGCGGTGCTGAAAAAGGCCGGCTTTGAGGTGATACTGCCCTTTGATCTGAACAACCTGTGTTGTGGCATGCCCTATCAGAGCAAGGGCATGATGGCACAGGCCGACGACAAGGCCGCCGAGCTGGAAGCCCGCCTGTGGCAGGCCAGCGAGCAGGGCCGCTGGCCGGTGCTGATGGACACCAGCCCTTGCGCCAAGCGCAGCAAGGAAACGCAGGATCTGCCGCTCAAGGTATTTGAACCGGTGCAGTTTGTGCTGGAGCACGCCATGGACCGGCTGACACTCGAGCCGGTGGACGACACCGTGATGCTGCACATTACCTGCAGCAGCCGGCGCATGGATCTCGCCGAGCCCATGCTGACACTGGCCCGGCGCTGCGCTCGGGAAGTGGTGGTGCCGGAGCATATCGAGTGCTGTGGCTTTGCCGGCGACAAGGGCTTTACCACTCCGGAACTGAATGCCGCCGCGCTCAAGCCGCTCAAGGCCCAGGTGCCGGCAGGCTGCACGCGAGGGGTGAGTAACAGCCGCACCTGCGAACTGGGTCTGAGCCACCACAGCGGCATCAACTACGAGTCCATTCTCTACCTGGTGGATGAGGCCAGCCGGTAA
- the urtE gene encoding urea ABC transporter ATP-binding subunit UrtE, with amino-acid sequence MLTIDKLNQFYGESHTLWDLSLEIPRGRCTCVMGRNGVGKTTLLKCIMGEEASRSGSIRLDNGTELTQRRLEDRSRLRLGYVPQGRQIFPLMTVEENLRTGLAARGDGLRRIPERIYQLFPVLKEMRQRRGGDLSGGQQQQLAIGRALVLEPELLILDEPGEGIQPNIVADIGRVIRRLMEEDGLTVLLVEQKLPFARKYADRFVILDRGRRVAEGEIDGLSDDLVRQHLTV; translated from the coding sequence ATGCTGACAATAGACAAACTCAACCAGTTTTACGGCGAAAGCCATACCCTCTGGGATCTGAGCCTGGAGATTCCCCGCGGCCGCTGCACCTGTGTCATGGGGCGCAATGGCGTGGGCAAGACCACCCTGCTCAAGTGCATCATGGGTGAAGAAGCCAGCCGCAGTGGCAGTATTCGCCTGGACAATGGCACCGAACTGACCCAGCGGCGGCTGGAGGACAGATCCCGGTTACGGCTGGGGTATGTTCCCCAGGGCCGGCAGATTTTTCCGTTGATGACGGTGGAAGAGAACCTGCGTACCGGCCTGGCGGCCCGGGGCGATGGCCTGCGCCGAATTCCCGAGCGAATCTACCAGCTGTTTCCGGTGTTGAAGGAGATGCGCCAGCGCCGGGGCGGAGACCTGTCCGGCGGTCAGCAGCAGCAGCTGGCCATTGGCCGGGCCCTGGTGCTGGAGCCGGAGCTGCTGATCCTGGATGAGCCGGGGGAAGGCATTCAGCCCAATATCGTGGCCGATATCGGCCGAGTGATTCGCCGGCTGATGGAAGAAGACGGGCTGACCGTGTTGCTGGTGGAGCAAAAGCTGCCCTTTGCCCGTAAATATGCCGATCGCTTTGTGATCCTGGATCGGGGCCGGCGCGTGGCCGAGGGCGAGATCGACGGTTTGTCCGACGATCTCGTCAGGCAGCATTTGACGGTGTAG
- a CDS encoding (Fe-S)-binding protein — MSTIRIYPAMPKKVYVYATCLVDTFSPDSGLDAIRLLERTGVEVVYVPKQSCCGQPAYSSGYDDDARTTALSQMALFPEPWPVIVLSGSCGGMMHHHYRRLFAGSEHEQSVNEFCDRVFELTEFLVHVCRLRLEDKGPATSVVLHTSCAARREMNVHVTARQLLGQLEQVELREQDYESECCGFGGTFSVRHPAISEAMVQDKTRHLCETRAEQLISADWGCLLNINGALEYQGQPLRGMHLASFLLSRLEEKHA; from the coding sequence CTACGCCACCTGCCTGGTAGACACCTTTTCACCCGACAGCGGGCTGGACGCCATTCGTCTGCTGGAGCGAACCGGCGTCGAGGTTGTCTATGTGCCCAAGCAGAGCTGCTGTGGCCAGCCCGCCTACTCTTCCGGCTATGATGACGACGCCAGAACCACGGCGCTCAGCCAGATGGCGCTGTTTCCCGAGCCCTGGCCCGTGATTGTGCTGTCGGGCTCCTGCGGTGGCATGATGCATCATCACTACCGCCGCCTGTTCGCCGGCAGTGAACACGAGCAAAGCGTTAATGAATTCTGTGATCGGGTATTTGAACTCACCGAATTCCTGGTGCATGTCTGCCGCCTGCGGCTGGAAGACAAGGGCCCGGCCACGTCCGTGGTGCTGCACACCTCCTGCGCCGCCCGCCGGGAGATGAATGTGCACGTTACCGCCCGTCAGTTGCTCGGCCAGCTCGAACAAGTGGAGCTGCGCGAGCAGGATTACGAGAGCGAATGCTGCGGCTTTGGCGGCACCTTCTCGGTGCGCCATCCGGCAATCAGCGAAGCCATGGTGCAGGACAAGACCCGGCACCTGTGCGAAACCCGGGCCGAACAACTGATAAGTGCCGACTGGGGCTGCCTGCTCAATATCAACGGCGCCCTGGAATACCAGGGCCAGCCCCTCAGGGGCATGCACCTGGCCAGTTTTCTGCTGAGCCGGCTGGAGGAAAAACATGCATAA
- the urtB gene encoding urea ABC transporter permease subunit UrtB, which produces MKMLKDLTLRLWLVAGLLIPALPAAAQVDNGQALLEALDVRAFDAKGQAIDAIINSGDARARDWLAALLDGRLQRSKADRRFVLVVSTDGRHWPVLDALSNDSLGTLGRRELNRISINNRLRNQLRNALAQLDLHGDDAALRRASAERLLGGVDDGLVPTLTALLAQESDRQTRHRLNQALAIHRLEQGDITAVETLTGDLHNEVRIALNRAAAGEGELAEAAGRALADIEQNLRLNRAAETLYFGLSLGSVLVLAAIGLAITFGVMGVINMAHGELIMLGAYSTWMLQQLLPGQPGLALLLAIPTGFLVAALTGIAIERGVIRHLKGKPLETLLATFGVSLILQQLVRTLVSPLNRTVVTPEWMSGSLVVNDALSLTLNRLYVLGFALLVFVALMWVMKGTRLGLEVRAVTQNRSMARAMGIRATRVDMLTFGLGSGVAGLAGVALSQLTNVGPNLGQNYIIDSFMVVVFGGVGNLWGTLVAGLSLGVLNQILEPWAGAVLAKIMVLVFIILFIQKRPRGLFPQKGRAAEG; this is translated from the coding sequence ATGAAGATGCTCAAGGACCTGACGCTCAGGCTATGGCTGGTGGCGGGACTGCTGATCCCGGCGCTGCCGGCCGCGGCTCAGGTCGATAACGGCCAGGCCCTGCTGGAGGCGCTGGACGTGCGCGCCTTTGACGCCAAGGGGCAGGCCATTGACGCCATTATCAACAGCGGGGATGCACGGGCGCGGGACTGGCTGGCGGCCCTGCTGGACGGCCGGTTGCAGCGCAGCAAGGCCGATCGGCGGTTTGTGCTGGTCGTCAGTACCGACGGCCGGCACTGGCCGGTGCTCGATGCCCTCAGCAATGACAGCCTGGGTACCCTGGGGCGCCGGGAGTTGAATCGAATCAGTATCAACAACCGCCTGCGCAACCAGTTGCGTAACGCCCTGGCGCAGCTGGATCTGCATGGGGACGATGCGGCCCTGCGCCGGGCTTCGGCCGAGCGCCTGCTGGGTGGGGTAGACGACGGACTGGTCCCCACCCTGACGGCCCTGCTGGCGCAGGAGAGCGACCGCCAGACGCGGCACCGGCTGAATCAGGCCCTGGCCATACACCGTCTGGAGCAGGGGGACATCACCGCCGTTGAAACGCTGACAGGCGATCTGCACAACGAGGTGCGCATCGCCCTGAACCGCGCCGCCGCGGGTGAGGGGGAACTGGCCGAGGCCGCCGGCCGGGCGCTTGCCGACATCGAACAGAACCTGAGGCTCAATCGCGCCGCCGAAACCCTCTACTTCGGCCTGAGCCTGGGCTCGGTGCTGGTGCTGGCCGCCATCGGGCTGGCGATTACCTTTGGGGTCATGGGCGTGATCAACATGGCTCACGGCGAGCTGATCATGCTGGGGGCCTACAGCACCTGGATGCTGCAGCAATTATTGCCGGGGCAGCCCGGACTGGCGTTGCTGCTGGCCATTCCCACCGGGTTTTTGGTGGCGGCACTGACCGGTATCGCCATTGAGCGGGGGGTGATTCGCCATCTTAAGGGCAAGCCCCTGGAAACCCTGCTGGCCACCTTTGGCGTCAGCCTGATCCTGCAGCAGCTGGTGCGCACCCTGGTCTCTCCCCTGAACCGTACCGTGGTCACGCCGGAGTGGATGAGCGGTTCCCTGGTGGTGAACGACGCCCTGTCGCTGACCCTCAACCGGCTTTATGTGCTGGGCTTTGCCCTGCTGGTGTTCGTTGCCCTGATGTGGGTAATGAAAGGTACCCGGCTGGGACTGGAGGTGCGCGCGGTCACCCAGAACCGCAGCATGGCCCGGGCCATGGGCATTCGTGCCACGCGCGTGGACATGCTGACCTTCGGGCTGGGCTCCGGGGTGGCCGGGCTGGCCGGAGTGGCCCTGTCCCAGCTCACCAACGTGGGGCCCAACCTGGGGCAGAACTACATTATCGACTCCTTTATGGTGGTGGTGTTCGGTGGTGTGGGCAACCTCTGGGGCACCCTGGTGGCCGGACTCTCGCTCGGTGTGCTGAACCAGATCCTGGAGCCCTGGGCCGGCGCCGTGCTGGCCAAGATCATGGTGCTGGTGTTCATCATCCTGTTCATTCAAAAGCGGCCGCGCGGACTTTTTCCGCAGAAGGGCCGGGCGGCGGAGGGCTAA
- the urtC gene encoding urea ABC transporter permease subunit UrtC, whose protein sequence is MWLFQPLQERQTRLFLAVLLLALLLVSLANLLLPAAHPLHVSTYTVTLLGKYLSYALLAVAVDLVWGYLGILSLGHGAFFALGGYAMGMYLMRQIGDRGVYGHPELPDFMVFLNWDSLPWYWAGFDMAWFAFAMVLLTPGLLALVFGFLAFRSRVTGVYLSIITQALTFALMLAFFRNEMGFGGNNGLTDFRELLGFDLRADGTRVGLFIASGIALALGYWLCRAIVLSKLGRVCMASRDAQARTRFIGYRVERVQLFVFVVSAMLAGVAGALYVPQVGIINPSEFSPLFSIEIVVWVALGGRATLYGAVIGALLVNYAKTVFTGVMPDAWLFALGGLFVVATVLLPKGIAGVLAHRRSITAPKEASA, encoded by the coding sequence ATGTGGTTATTCCAACCTTTGCAGGAGCGCCAGACTCGGCTGTTTCTGGCGGTGTTGCTGCTGGCCCTGCTGCTGGTAAGCCTGGCCAATCTGCTGCTGCCGGCGGCGCATCCGCTGCATGTTTCCACCTATACCGTGACCCTGCTCGGCAAATACCTGAGCTATGCGCTGCTGGCGGTGGCGGTGGATCTGGTGTGGGGCTATCTCGGCATTCTCAGCCTGGGACATGGCGCCTTCTTTGCCCTCGGCGGTTATGCCATGGGCATGTACCTGATGCGTCAAATTGGTGATCGGGGCGTATATGGCCATCCCGAGCTGCCCGACTTCATGGTGTTCCTCAACTGGGACAGCCTGCCCTGGTACTGGGCCGGCTTTGACATGGCCTGGTTCGCCTTTGCCATGGTGTTGCTGACCCCGGGACTGCTGGCACTGGTGTTCGGTTTTCTGGCGTTCCGCTCCCGAGTGACCGGGGTCTATCTGTCAATCATCACTCAGGCGCTGACCTTTGCCCTGATGCTGGCGTTTTTCCGCAACGAGATGGGGTTTGGCGGCAACAATGGCCTGACCGACTTTCGCGAGTTGCTCGGTTTTGATCTGCGGGCGGACGGCACCCGGGTGGGGCTCTTTATCGCTTCCGGCATCGCCCTGGCGCTGGGTTACTGGCTGTGCCGGGCCATCGTGCTGAGCAAGCTGGGCCGAGTGTGCATGGCCTCTCGCGACGCCCAGGCTCGAACCCGTTTTATCGGCTACCGGGTCGAGCGGGTACAGCTGTTCGTCTTTGTGGTGTCGGCCATGCTCGCCGGTGTGGCCGGGGCCTTGTATGTGCCCCAGGTCGGCATTATCAACCCCAGCGAGTTTTCGCCGCTGTTTTCCATTGAAATCGTGGTCTGGGTGGCCCTGGGCGGACGCGCCACCCTGTATGGGGCGGTGATCGGTGCCCTGCTGGTGAACTACGCCAAGACGGTGTTCACCGGGGTCATGCCCGACGCCTGGTTGTTTGCCCTCGGCGGCCTCTTTGTGGTGGCGACCGTATTGTTGCCCAAAGGCATTGCCGGCGTACTGGCTCACCGCCGCTCTATCACCGCCCCCAAGGAGGCAAGTGCATGA